The Fervidobacterium pennivorans DNA segment AAGCCGACGCACGCGTCGGCTTTTTTAGTTTGGTATTCTAAACCGACAAGTGATGTGAAAACCGTTGTAGAACTTGGAAGTGGAACAGGGATAGTTGCTTTTGCACTTGCCAAACTGTATAATCTTACTGTTGAGGGAATAGAGATTCAGAGCGAACTTGTTGAACTTGCAAACCTCGGCGCAAAGTTAAATGGTATTGATGATAAGGTAAGGTTCAGAAATTTGGATGTTAGAGACGTGAAAGATATTTATAAACCAGAGACGTTTGATATGGTTGTGTCGAATTTTCCGTACCATTTATCAGGGAAAGGTAAGGAAAGCCCGAGTAAGATACGACGTTTGAGTCGCACTGCTGATTTAGAAACAATAAAGGGGTTTATACAGAGTGCTTCGTATTTGATAAGGAACCGTGGAACGTTTGTATTTGTCTTTTCCCCGAATATCTTAACGACGGTCTTGAGTTATCTAAGTGAAGTAAATCTCACAGTTCAAAGAATGTGCTTCTTACACGGGGCACCTGAAAAAGAGGCAAAATTGGTGGCTGTTAGAGGAAAGAAAAACGGTGGGCAAAATCTGATAGTTGACCCACCACAGTGGGGGGTGTAGTAAGATGGTAGAGCGATACGCACTTGAACCATTGAAAAGTTTATGGACCTTGAAAGCTCAGTATGAAAGATGGCTCGAAGTTGAACTTGCCGTGGTTGAAGCATACGAGCAAGTTGGTGTTGCACCAAAAGGAACATCTGAAGAAATCAGAAAGAAAGCAGTTATTGATGTGGATGACATATTAGCTACAGAGCAAGTGGTTGACCATGATGTTATTGCGTTTATAAAGTCCGTAACAAAAAATATGGGAGATGAAGCCAGGTACTTCCATTATGGGCTAACTTCGTCTGACGTTGTTGACACGGCTAATTCACTTGCACTTGTCCGGGCAACAGATATCATTTTGGAATCGATGGAAAAGCTAAGTGCGGTTCTATATGAGAAAGCCCTCCAATACAAAACGCTTCCTACGATTGGTAGAACACACGGTGTACATGCAGAGCCCACATCTTTTGGGTTGAAGTTTCTCTCGTGGTATGCGGAGCTTCTCAGAGATATTGAAAGACTGAAAAATGTTCGTGAAGAGATAGCTGTTGGAAAATTAAGTGGTGCTGTTGGCAATTACGCAAATATCTCTCCAGAAGTTGAAAGAATCGCACTGGAAAAGCTTGGATTAAAACCGACACCCGTTGCCACACAAGTTATCTCGCGTGATTACATAGCTCATTTGCTTGCAACATTTGCTCTAATTGCAGGCTTAATTGAGCGCATAGCAATTGAAATAAGGCATTTACAACGTACGGAAGTGCTTGAAGCTATGGAACCATTCAAGGAAGGACAGCGAGGTTCTTCAGCCATGCCTCATAAGAAAAATCCAATCCTTTGCGAACGATTGACGGGTATGGCGAGGTTGATGAGAAGCTACGCACAAGTCGCTTTTGAAAACATGGCACTCTGGCACGAAAGGGATATTTCCCACTCATCTGCAGAAAGATACATACTCCCGGATTCAACAATGACAATATACTATATGCTTGAAAAGGCAAGATACCTGATTGGAAACTTGAAGGTCTTTGAAGACAAAGTTAAAAAGAACATTGACATAACTCAGGGGTTGGTTTATTCTCAAAGAATACTACTTGCACTTGTAGAAGCTGGAATGAGTAGGGAAGAGGCTTACACACTTGTTCAAAAATACGCCTTGGAATGCTGGGAAACAGGAGAGTCATTTAAAGAGAGAGTTCGTTCCGATGAAAAAGTACGTCAGTTAATCACAGAAGAAAAGTTTGAAGAACTCTTTAGACCGGACTACTATCTTAGGAATATTGATAAAATCTATGAAAGGTTTGAAAAAAGTTAAAAAAGCGGGCTTTAAGCCCGCTTTCTCTTTTAAAAAAATTACATTGTTGCTTCTGTTGTCTCTGTTGCTTCTGTTGTTTCTGTTGTTTCTGTTGCTTCTGTTGTTGTTTCTGTTGTTATTTCTGTTGCTTCTGTTGTTGTCTCTGTTGTTGCTTCCATTGTCCCTTCTGTTGTTTCTGTTGTTTCTGTTGACTCAACCGTTGTGTTTGTTGCTTCTTCTGTTGCAGCTGCTTTGCTCTTGTTTGCTGCTACTGCCCAAATGATAGCTACTACGATGATAGCGATAACAATAAGTGTTACAGTCAAACCTTTTTTGGATGCCATAGCTCCAACCTCCTTTTAATAAGTTATGAAAAAATTACGCACTTCATTTTTTGTTTTCATGCTTATTATATCATTCTCAATGTAACTTTCAATGAGTAATTAGTGAAAAAAGTATGTTAAATTCACATTAAGTAAATCACTTTATCGACCGATATTATAATTGTGTTGTTTTACATCTTTTGAAAAAAGATCCTAAATCACCATTTTCGAAGTTTTTTTATTCGCTTTGCATACTAACGTATAAACGAGCATAACAAAGAGAAAACGAGCATGAAGGGGCTATAATTGCATGTCTTTGGTTATAGCAAATACCATACGCTTAGAAACGTTTGAACTCCGACAATAAAATTGTGTAAAATTAATAAAAGAGAGGTTTTGATTTAGCGAAAAGGCATCTTTAAAAGATAGTGTTAACTTGTAGTGATGAAAGAGTGTAAGTGTGAAAGAATGTGATTGATATTACCATTGTGCGTTTTCTAAAGATTCTTCACTACACAAAAGCCTTAGATTTACCACAAGAAGGGCATTTGGGATAAGGGAAAGGGAAGTTTCTGCGTTTGTGAGAATGGGAGAGTTTGAAAGAATGATGGCAGAGTTTGCAAAGGAATTGTTGGTTACCGTATTTGTCATGACCGTTTTTGTACAAGCTGGTGGAACCGCATTTGGGACAAGAGAGCATTGAGTTGTTCATATCGGGATACCTCCTTTGTCAAGAGATGGTTGGGGGGTGTCCCCTCTTTATAAGGATAATGCGGTTTTTGGAAAGTTTCAATACTTTTAGTTAACATTATCCTTTAAAATGGGAGTCAACTATGTAAAATTAAATTTTGAGTAGAAGACGAAAATGTATGATCGATGTTGAATTTCTCGCGCTTTTTCATCATAGCAAATATCGTCCTTAGCAATTTGTGCGCTACACTCATCATCGCTTTTTTGTATACTAACCCTTGCGCTCGTTTTCTTTGAAAATATGCTTTAAAATATTCGTTGTGTCTCACTACATTCACACTCATCAGCCAAATTATTCGTCTCAGGTGGGCATTGCCCCTTTTGGATATACGGCTTTCTCCTTTGTGTTTGCCTGATTCATCTACGCTTGGGTCAAGCCCACAATAGGCAATTAGTTTTTTGTATGTGCTAAATCTTGAAATATCGCCAACTTCGGCAAGAAAATACAGTGCGCTATTTTCACCAATTCCGTCAATTGACGTGAGTATTTCAACATCTTGATTAAGCGAAGCACATTTGCAATATTCTTTGAGCATCTCATCAAACTCATTAAGTTGCTGTTGTAAAAATCGAAGTTCCTTGATAGTTTGAATAAGAATCTTCTCTTTCACTGGCCAATACTGAGCGATGGAGTTGTTAGCAAGCTCTTTAAGAGTTTCTGGGGTAAGTTTTAACTTTCTACCGATTGTTTTTGAAAAGAAAACACGTAGAGAATCAATGGAGGCTTTTTGGATAGCTTTAGCAGAAGGGAAAGAAGAAAGCAAATCCAAGATAGCATCATTGTAGATGTTGGTCACTTTTTCAAGTTCAGGGAAGAGGAGAGAAAGAAGCTTTTCGATGTCGTTTTTGACTCTTGAGATTTGATGAGTGATGCTTTCCTTTTTCCTTGCAATATCCCGAAAATCTGAGTTGAGGAAAGAAGAAGTAGGAAGAATGTGATGGGTATAGAAGATGGTAAGAGCAATAGAGCGAGCATCGATTTTGTCAGTTTTAGTTTTCCTAAGCCCAACGGGAAGAGATTTGTTAACAAGCAAAGGATTAAGAACGACACAAGAGAAATCATTGAGAGAGAGGAAAGAAAGAAGGTTAAGATGGTAACAGCCAGTAGACTCCATAGCGATAAGGACAGAAGACTTAGGGAAAACGGAGAGCTTTTGAACAAAGGAGGAAAACCCTTGTTTGGACATATCGAAAGCAGATTCGAAGATGATAGAATTAGGATTTTGGATAGCACAGGCGTTGAACTTATGCTTGGAGATGTCAATACCGACAAAGATGGAGAAGTTTTGAGACATACTAAAACCTCCTTTCGATTGAATAGGTTAAAAGGCGAGGGCAGGGGCCTGCTGAACCAAACCTCCAGTGTGACGAGGGTTAAAAACCCAACCAACTTATCATGGTTAAAGGCAGGCGACAGACTCCTGTAATGGCTTGAAAGCCAAGGGACACTAAGTCGTCCTGCCCTGCCTATTTTTTGACTAAAATATTTATACCATACTTTTACGTAGGAGGGGATCATGATGAGAATAGTAACTTGGGGCTTTGGTGCTATGGGACGTGGCATCGCAAAGAATGTTATTGAAAGCAAGTTCATGAAACTAGTGGGAGTTATCGATAAAAACCCGGAATTCATAGGTAAAGACGTTGGTGAACTGCTTGGGCTTGGAAACTACGGTGTTCGTGTGAGAGATTCTATCGATGTCATTGAAGAAACAAACCCAGACCTTGTTGTTATTGCAACAAGTTCGTTTGTTAAAGACGTTCTACCACAAATAGAATACGCTGTCAAAAATCATGCAAACGTTATTACTATAGCTGAAGAAATGGCATTTCCGTTTGATTCACATCCGGAAGAATCCTTTTACATGGATAGCTTGGCAAAAAGATACGGAGTGACGATACTTGGAACCGGAGTCAATCCAGGATTTGTTCTCGACACGTTAATCATTGCTCTCACGGGAGTGTGCACAAGAGTTGACAAAATTGTTGCGAAAAGAATAAACGACTTATCACCATTTGGGAAGACGGTCATGGAGACACAAGGAGTTGGCACAACACCACAACAATTTGAAGAAGGGTTAAAGAAAGGTACGATAGTTGGTCACATTGGATTCCCACAGAGCATTGCGATGATAGCAAGAGCTTTGGGCTGGAACATTACAAAGATAGAGGAAGAAAGAAAACCTATCATCTCGAATGTTTACAGAGAAACCCCTGTTGTTAAAGTTGAACCTGGCATGGTTGCAGGTTGCAATCACTCGGCGAAAGCATACGTTGGAGACAAATGTGTCATTGAACTTTACCATCCGCAACAAATACATCCACACCTTGAAGGAGTCGAAACAGGAGACTACATAGAAATATATGGGGACATAAATATAAACCTTTCTATAAAACCAGAAATACCCGGAGGAAAAGCAACGATAGCAATTGCAACTAACATGATTCCAATAGTAATGAGCGCACAACCTGGTTTGAAATGTATGGCTGACTTGCCAGTACCTAGGTCTATTCTTTCGTTCACAAGATAACAACGGAGGTGAGCTCAGTGCTCGCTAACCTTGCCAAAAAAGGTGATTGGGTGCAAGTTCAGGTTACTATACTACATCCCTATGAACGTGCACCACAAGTGCCCGAGGACACTAAAAAAGTTCCACTCGAAATGAGGGTTAAGGGCTTTCTACAAGACGAGGTGGCAGAAATAGGAGCGACTGTTACCATAAAAACGATGACAGGGAGACTGGTTACAGGGAAACTTGTGGCTGTCAATCCAAAATACGAGCACGATTTCGGTGAACCTGTCCCGGAACTCATAACGATAGGTTTGGAGTTAAGGGAAATATTAGAGTCATCGGACGGTGATGACAAATGAGCCAAGATAGGTCTTATGCTGCAGTAATGGCAAGACGTGCCGAGATAATGCGAAAGGCTGTGGGTATAGATTACGAAAAATTTATCATCGAAGGTATCGCATTTGACTATGAAAAGATGATGGAAGAAGTTGGGTATTCCATTGAAGAAGTTAGAAAAATCCAAGCTGAGACATGCGTTGGAAACACACCTTTGGTAGAGCTTAAAAACATAAATAGGCTTATCAAAAAAATAGCTCCGAAAGGCAAAGGTGCAAGGATATTCTTGAAAGATGAAGCAACAAATCCATCCGGAAGTTTTAAAGATAGAAGAGCAGCGGTAAGTGTATACCACGCTCAAAAACTCGGCTATAAAGGAGTTATAGCAGCCACAAGTGGTAACTACGGTGCGGCTGTCGCTTCTCAAGCTGCGAAAAGAGGCCTAAAGTGCATAATAGTCCAAGAATGTTACGATAGCCAATGGAGAGGTCAACCTGAGATTCTTGAAAAAGGACGTGCATGCGAGGCATACGGTGCAGAGGTTATTCAACTAACGGTAGGACCTGAATTGTTTTACTACACTTTGGTATTGCTTGAAGAAACAGGTTACTTCAACGCATCACTTTACTCTCCTTACGCGATAGCAGGTATTGAAACCCTTGGGTATGAAATTGCTGAGCAGATGAAGGAATTAACAGGAAGATTTCCTGATGCCGTTGTTGTAACACATGCCGGTGGAGGGCTGCTAACAGGTACCGCACGGGGGCTAAAGAAAGCTGGAGCGACGCAAACGAAGGTCATTGGTGCAAGTGTCGATTTGAGAGGTCTGCATATGGCAAGTGACACGGATTTCAACAGAAAGTACTTTACAACCGGTCATACAGGATTTGGTATACCGTTTGCAGTATTCCCAGACAGGTCCGATGTGCCAAAGAATGCAGCAAGACCGCTCAGGTATATGGATAGATACGTACTTGTGACCCAAGGAGAGGTTTTCTATGTTACGGAAATGCTTGCTCAGCTTGAAGGGTTGCAAAGAGGACCGGCGGGCAACACATCACTCACAGCAGCGATAGCGCTTGCTCTCGAGATGGATGAAGACGAAACAATAGTGGTCAACGAGACAGAATACACAGGTGCTGGTAAATTGCCGTCAGCACAACTCACATTTGCGAAAAAGATGGGAATGATTGTAAAACGTGGAGACCCAATAAAAGAAGATGTTCCTGGGAAGGTCATAGCGATTCCGGAACATCCTTCTCAAATTGGTGTTATTGAATATCCTGTTGAAGAGATGAAAAAGAGCTATTTGAAAGAGCTTATCAAAAGAGAAAATAGAAGTGAATTTACTGAAACCGAAATGAAATTCCTTGAAGAAGATTTAAGAGCAACAAGAGAGGAAATAATCAAATGGATAGAAGAAGTCAAAAAGAGCTTATAAGGAAGAGCAAAGAGCTTGATGGGGAGGGAAACAGATGAAACCAAGACCAGATGATTTTGCAGAAAGGTCTAAACATCTTCAAAATATGACCGATGAAGAACTCAACGCTTACTTTTGGCATCTTGTCGAGAAAGTTGTTGATCCGCTTGTTGAACTTGCCAGAACACACACAAGTCCATCTATTGAAAGGTCGGTCTTGTTGAGGATGGGATTCAACAGTTTGGAAGCGAAAAAGCTTGTAGACATGATTTTCGAAAGAGGACTCCTTGGAAAGGGCGCCGGTCACATCGTCTGGAGAATAGCAAAAGAACACAACATCGATTACATAGAAGCGGGAAGAAGAATGATAAATGGAGAATACTGGGACGATGTTGACAGGATATTCAAAGGGGTGAAGAAGAATGGATAGACTCGATCCAAAAGTTCCAATCGACGTTGAAGAAATATTAAAAGACCTTGATAAATACCGTCCAAGAAGAAGAGGTTGGACATGGAGGAAGAAACTTCCTGAAGGAACAAAAGTTGATAGATACGAATATTACCAAATAAGCGAACCTTTGAAGAATAGCATTCCATTGCCAGCTGCGCACTATTTCAACAACATCGACCCACAACCGGACGTCGTTATCACTAGTGAAATCGCCTCTGGAAGGTTTGAAGATGACATCAGAAGAATGCGTATGGCAGCTTGGCACGGTGCAGATCATATAATGGTTATTAGAACCCTCGGTCAATCACACTTTGACGGGCTTATCGAAGGAACACCAGAAGGGGTTGGTGGAATACCCATCACAAGAAAGCAGGTAAGAGCGACAAGAAAAGCTTTAGATTTGATAGAAGATGAAGTGGGAAGACCTATAAACTTCCATAGCTACGTCTCTGGTGTTGCAGGTCCTGAGATTGCGGTATTGTTTGCTGAAGAAGGGGTCAACGGTGCCCACCAAGACCCACAATACAATATTCTCTACAGAGGTGTTAACCCTGTTAGGTCTTTTGTTGACGCAGCAGTTGCTAAGAAAATAATGGCATGGGCTAACATGTTGCAAATTGATGGTGCGCACAATGCAAACGCATCAGCAAAACTAGCATGGACCGTTATGCCTGAACTGCTTGTCCAACATGGTATCAACTGTATGTTCTCAGTAAAAGTTGGTATGCCAAAGGAAAATATCGCACTATCAACTGTTCCTCCAGTGATTGCACCGCTACCAGAGATGAGAATAGATTTGCCATACGCCGTAGCGCTTAGAGAACTCTTTAAAGGTTTCAAATTCAGAGCACAGATGAACACAAGATACATCGAATCAGACTTGTTTGATGCAACGAGAGTACACGTTCTGAATGCCGTACTTTCAAGGTTAACAAGCGCAGACTTACAATCAACAATTACCCCGGACGAAGGAAGAAATGTGCCATGGCATATAAACTCTATCAGAGGAATCGAAACAGCAAAGCATACTCTCCTTGCAATGGATGGTATAAAGAAATACGTAAAGATTGACCAAGAAGCAATTAGAGAAAAAGTCAGGGAACTGAAAATGAGAGCTATTCTAATGCTTGAAGAGATTCTTGAGATGGGTGGTTATTTTGAAGCACTCGAAGCTGGTATGTTCGTTGACAACGGGTACTATCCGGAAAGACTTGGTGATGGAATCGCACGAAAGAAAGACGGGGAAATTGCAGCTGGAACAGTTGTTCCAAGAGACCCAGATTATATGGCTCCGGTCTGTGAGCACTTTGGATACAATAACCTGCCTGAAGGTATAGAAAAACCATGCGACCTCATCGGCGGTTGCACATTCCATAAGCCAGAAAAGATACAATTCATTGATGAACTCGATGAAACAGACAACGTGAACCTCAGATTACAGCGTATAAAAGACATGAAAGCAAGAAACATTATCAAACCGGAAGTCGAATGGTACTCCGATGGATGGATTCAGATTGATATGACATTCGCACTACCAGAAGAATATGCAGAGGCAGCAGCACTTGCAGTTTGTGAAAAGCTCGGACTTGAGGACCCAACAATTATTGCAAAAACCGTGCTCCATCCTGCTGAAGGCACGTATGTTGAAGTCAAAGCGAAAGTTCCTTTTGAAATCAAGATAGATGAACTCAAACTGCCGAAAAAACCAGAAACTCTCCCAGAAGAAGAGATATTCGAATATGTTGCCAAACGACCGATAAAAGTCGTTGCAGCGACTGTCGGAGAAGACGAACATTCAGTTGGATTGAGGGAAATCCTTGATATCAAACATGGCGGTATTGAAAAATACGGAATAAAATACGTATACCTTGGCACGAGTGTTCCACCTGAAAAACTTATCGATGCTGCAATTGAAACAGGTGCAGATGCAATCCTTGCATCCATGATAATTACACACAACGATGTTCATATAAAGAACATGCGAAGACTCAACGAACTTGCGATAGAAAAAGGGATTAGAGAAAAAGTTCTAATCATTGTGGGCGGAACGCAGATAAACAACGACATGGCTGTAGAAAACGGTGTTGATGCTGGATTCGGGAGAGGTACAAAAGGTATCCATGTCGCTTCGTTTATCGTGAAAAAACTTAAAGAAAGGGAAGGAAACTAAAAATTAATGGGAACTCAAATCTATTCCAGGGGGGATTGGGATGTACGAGGTAACAGATTGGACGATTATACCACCTTTCAAAAACGAACCATATGTTGATTTTTCCGTTCCTGAGAATGAGCAAAAGATGAAAGAGGCTCTTGAAAAAGTCTACAAAGAGTTTGGTAAAGAATACGACATAGTCATCGGAGGTAAGCCGTATAAAACAGAGAAAAAGATTAAGTCAATTAACCCAAGCAAACCAGATGAAATTGTTGGTATTGTAAGCAGTGCAAATGAAGAACTTGCAGAAAAAGCACTAGAAGCAGCATGGGAAGCCTACAAAACATGGAGCAGAACACCTGCGCATGTAAGGGCAGAGTATCTACTCAAAGCTGCAAAAAGAATTAGAGAACGAAAGTTAGAATTCGATGCAATAATGGTATACGAGGTTGGTAAAAACTGGATAGAAGCGGATGCCGACACATCAGAAGCAATCGACTTTTTAGAATTCTACGCACGCGAGATGTTACGTTATGCATCGGAACAACCACTTGTCAGAATTCCGGGTGAATACAACGAACTAAGATACATACCACTTGGTGTTGGTATCATCATTCCACCTTGGAATTTCCCACTTGCAATACTTGTTGGGATGACAAGCGCAGCGATAGTCACAGGAAACACGGTTGTTTTAAAACCAGCAAGTGACAGCCCAGTTGTTGCGGCAAAATTCTTTGAAGTGCTCCAAGAGATAGGGCTACCAGACGGGGTTGTTAACTTCTTACCTGGCAGTGGTGCACTGGCTGGGGAGTTCTTGGTAAAACATCCGAAGACAAGATTCATTAGTTTCACTGGTTCAAAAGATGTTGGACTTCGCATCCATGAACTTGCAGCGAAACCACAACCTGGTCAGATTTGGATTAAACGAACGGTACTTGAAATGGGTGGAAAAGATGCCGTGATTGTTGACGAAACAGCAGATTTAGATGCAGCGGCAGAAGGAATCGTTGTCAGTGCATTCGGATTCCAAGGTCAAAAATGCAGCGCAGGTAGCAGAGCGATAATTGTTAAGGAGGTATACGACAAGGTAATTGAAAAGGTCTTAGAAAGGACATCTAAAATAACGATAGGAGATGTTAGATACAAAGAAAATTGGCTTGGTCCTGTTATAAACAAGAGTTCAATGGAGAAGATAATGGCTTACATCGAGGTTGGCAAGAAAGAAGGACAACTGATTTATGGTGGAAATGCAAGAGAAGACCTTGGTGGTTACTTCATCGAGCCAACAATATTCAAAGATGTTGCCTGGGATGCAAGGATTGCTCAAGAAGAAATCTTTGGGCCTGTGCTTGCGATAATCAAAGCGGAAGATTTCGACGACGCATTAAGGATCGCTAATTCGACAGAATACGGACTTACCGGTTCACTCTATTCAAGAGATAGAAAACGCATCGAAAGGGCAAAAGAGGAATTCCACGTTGGTAACTTGTACTTCAACCGAAAATGCACAGGAGCACTCGTTGGTGTCCATCCATTTGGCGGATTCAACATGTCCGGAACGGACAGTAAAGCGGGCGGAAGGGACTACCTTGGACTGTTCTTACAAGCAAAGGCGATAAGTGAAAAGATATAGCGCATTAACAAGAAATTGAACGTTTAAAGCTCGGCTGTTTCTTAAACACCAGCCGAACTTTTTTATAACTTTCTTTTGGAACTTTCCAAGATTTCGCTTACAAAATAAGATTTTTGTTAAAATAACAAAAAAGTGCGTTTCAAATTGCTTAGCGCACAACGTGTTGTGAGAAGGTTAAACAGTGGAATTACGACCAACGCTATTGTGAACGGAAAGGAAGTGGGCTGGTTGTACTGAATAAGAAAGAGCTTTACAAAGCCAGTATAACAGCTGATGCTAATTTATCAGAATGGACGATACACGATTTATTCAGTATCGATAAGAAATGTCGTTTCCTACTGAAATTAAACACATTATCATTATCATTATCATTTAAGAAATGGAAGAAATATACCAAAAATTAAAAAAAAACTGGTAAGTAGCAACCCTTTACCGGTTTTTTTAGATTTTCTGGACTAATATAGGAAAATTGAGCTTAAAAATATCTTAACATTACGATATAATAATAAGCTACGGTGAAATACCTCATTCCTCACGTTAACCACAAATTAAAGAAATAATGTAGACTTTTTCTAATTCGATAGTGTTAACTTGTAGTGATGAAAGAATGCAGTTGTGAAAGAATGAGATTACCATTGTGCATTTTCCAAAGATTCTTCACTACACAAAATCCTTGAATATATTTCGCTAAATTCTTCGTATTCTTCAGCCCTCGCTTGAGTCGGAAAAAGTCTTTCAGTAATGAAAACTTAGATTCACACATGTTTTTACCGAGCGGTACTACTACGTGATTGATATTTCTAAACAACAGCTTTACTGCACTTTCATATGCACCAAGTCCATCAGTAATAAGTTCAATGTTTTTAGGTTTTGAATTACCAAAGAACTTCTCGAGCAACACTTTGACTTGTCCCATATCACGATACTTTGAGACATGCCAACAAAGAATTAAGTTAGTTTCGTGATCAACTAATAGCCAAACATAGTACTTTTGTTCTTTGAACACAAGAACAGTTTCATCAGCATGAACTGAGAAAACATTTTCGATGGTAAATGTTGGAAAAAGTACAGAGAATAAAGTACACAATTTAATAACCCATTTGTATATGGTGACATGAGATACTTTGATATTAAGAGAATGAGCAAGAGAGCGATAAGACATATTGTGTTTCATATACAAAACGAAAGCTTTTAAGATGAAGTAGATAGGAAAACGGAAATATTTAAATTTCTCAGGAATAAAAGTGACTGGTTCGGGGAGGTTAAAAGGTACTCTATCTTTGGTATGACGGGTTCTACAACGGAAGACAACGAAAGAGCGACGGACTTTGTAAATTTGCATAGATTTACCACAAGAAGTGCATTTGGGATAAGGGAAAGAGAAGTTTTTGCGTTTGTGAGAATGGGAAAGTTTGAAAGAATGATGGCAGAGTTTGCAAAGGAATTGTTGGTTACCGTATTTGTCATGACCGTTTTTGTACAAGCTGGTAGAACCGCATTTAGGACAAGAGAGCGTTGAGTTGTTCATACCGGGATACCTCCTTTTTCAAGAGATGGTTGGGGGGTGTCCCCTCTTTAAAGGATAATGCGGTTTTTGGAAAGTTTCAATACTTTTAGTTAACATTATCTTTGAAATTTCGGAGGTGGTATAGGTGAAGAGGGTTTATATTGCATTTATTGTTATTTTGACATTGGTTTTGATTTTTGTCGTAACAAGCTGTGTTCCACAACATCCATCGCTTGTGTCAGTTAGAAGCATCTATGATGCAAAGCTGAAGATTTTAAACTCAGCAGGTCCGGTATCGCTTGATAAAGTTGAAGGAACGATTATTTACGTCTCAGGAAGTGATGCAATTATTCACGATGGACAAACCGGTATCTATGTTTACAAAGCGGGA contains these protein-coding regions:
- a CDS encoding tRNA1(Val) (adenine(37)-N6)-methyltransferase, whose amino-acid sequence is MNIGKFSSEILRGIKTIDTPHHKPTHASAFLVWYSKPTSDVKTVVELGSGTGIVAFALAKLYNLTVEGIEIQSELVELANLGAKLNGIDDKVRFRNLDVRDVKDIYKPETFDMVVSNFPYHLSGKGKESPSKIRRLSRTADLETIKGFIQSASYLIRNRGTFVFVFSPNILTTVLSYLSEVNLTVQRMCFLHGAPEKEAKLVAVRGKKNGGQNLIVDPPQWGV
- the purB gene encoding adenylosuccinate lyase — its product is MVERYALEPLKSLWTLKAQYERWLEVELAVVEAYEQVGVAPKGTSEEIRKKAVIDVDDILATEQVVDHDVIAFIKSVTKNMGDEARYFHYGLTSSDVVDTANSLALVRATDIILESMEKLSAVLYEKALQYKTLPTIGRTHGVHAEPTSFGLKFLSWYAELLRDIERLKNVREEIAVGKLSGAVGNYANISPEVERIALEKLGLKPTPVATQVISRDYIAHLLATFALIAGLIERIAIEIRHLQRTEVLEAMEPFKEGQRGSSAMPHKKNPILCERLTGMARLMRSYAQVAFENMALWHERDISHSSAERYILPDSTMTIYYMLEKARYLIGNLKVFEDKVKKNIDITQGLVYSQRILLALVEAGMSREEAYTLVQKYALECWETGESFKERVRSDEKVRQLITEEKFEELFRPDYYLRNIDKIYERFEKS
- a CDS encoding IS1/IS1595 family N-terminal zinc-binding domain-containing protein, encoding MNNSMLSCPKCGSTSLYKNGHDKYGNQQFLCKLCHHSFKLSHSHKRRNFPFPYPKCPSCGKSKAFV
- a CDS encoding IS110 family RNA-guided transposase, whose protein sequence is MSQNFSIFVGIDISKHKFNACAIQNPNSIIFESAFDMSKQGFSSFVQKLSVFPKSSVLIAMESTGCYHLNLLSFLSLNDFSCVVLNPLLVNKSLPVGLRKTKTDKIDARSIALTIFYTHHILPTSSFLNSDFRDIARKKESITHQISRVKNDIEKLLSLLFPELEKVTNIYNDAILDLLSSFPSAKAIQKASIDSLRVFFSKTIGRKLKLTPETLKELANNSIAQYWPVKEKILIQTIKELRFLQQQLNEFDEMLKEYCKCASLNQDVEILTSIDGIGENSALYFLAEVGDISRFSTYKKLIAYCGLDPSVDESGKHKGESRISKRGNAHLRRIIWLMSVNVVRHNEYFKAYFQRKRAQGLVYKKAMMSVAHKLLRTIFAMMKKREKFNIDHTFSSSTQNLILHS
- the ord gene encoding 2,4-diaminopentanoate dehydrogenase; this translates as MRIVTWGFGAMGRGIAKNVIESKFMKLVGVIDKNPEFIGKDVGELLGLGNYGVRVRDSIDVIEETNPDLVVIATSSFVKDVLPQIEYAVKNHANVITIAEEMAFPFDSHPEESFYMDSLAKRYGVTILGTGVNPGFVLDTLIIALTGVCTRVDKIVAKRINDLSPFGKTVMETQGVGTTPQQFEEGLKKGTIVGHIGFPQSIAMIARALGWNITKIEEERKPIISNVYRETPVVKVEPGMVAGCNHSAKAYVGDKCVIELYHPQQIHPHLEGVETGDYIEIYGDININLSIKPEIPGGKATIAIATNMIPIVMSAQPGLKCMADLPVPRSILSFTR
- the ortA gene encoding 2-amino-4-oxopentanoate thiolase subunit OrtA; this encodes MLANLAKKGDWVQVQVTILHPYERAPQVPEDTKKVPLEMRVKGFLQDEVAEIGATVTIKTMTGRLVTGKLVAVNPKYEHDFGEPVPELITIGLELREILESSDGDDK
- the ortB gene encoding 2-amino-4-oxopentanoate thiolase subunit OrtB; the protein is MSQDRSYAAVMARRAEIMRKAVGIDYEKFIIEGIAFDYEKMMEEVGYSIEEVRKIQAETCVGNTPLVELKNINRLIKKIAPKGKGARIFLKDEATNPSGSFKDRRAAVSVYHAQKLGYKGVIAATSGNYGAAVASQAAKRGLKCIIVQECYDSQWRGQPEILEKGRACEAYGAEVIQLTVGPELFYYTLVLLEETGYFNASLYSPYAIAGIETLGYEIAEQMKELTGRFPDAVVVTHAGGGLLTGTARGLKKAGATQTKVIGASVDLRGLHMASDTDFNRKYFTTGHTGFGIPFAVFPDRSDVPKNAARPLRYMDRYVLVTQGEVFYVTEMLAQLEGLQRGPAGNTSLTAAIALALEMDEDETIVVNETEYTGAGKLPSAQLTFAKKMGMIVKRGDPIKEDVPGKVIAIPEHPSQIGVIEYPVEEMKKSYLKELIKRENRSEFTETEMKFLEEDLRATREEIIKWIEEVKKSL
- a CDS encoding ornithine aminomutase subunit alpha, which produces MKPRPDDFAERSKHLQNMTDEELNAYFWHLVEKVVDPLVELARTHTSPSIERSVLLRMGFNSLEAKKLVDMIFERGLLGKGAGHIVWRIAKEHNIDYIEAGRRMINGEYWDDVDRIFKGVKKNG